A part of Streptomyces sp. NBC_01210 genomic DNA contains:
- a CDS encoding aldehyde dehydrogenase family protein, giving the protein MKAHDGMYIGGQWRPAAGPDTIAVVNPADEQVIAHVPAGTAEDVDAAVRAAREAFPAWAATPPAERAARIAALRDVLVARKDEIAETVTAELGAPLALSQMVHAGVPVLVAGSYAELAASYSFEEKIGNSTVLLEPVGVVGAITPWNYPLHQVVAKVAPALAAGCTVVLKPAEDTPLTAQLFAEAAHEARLPAGVFNLVTGLGPVAGQALAAHEGVDLVSFTGSTAVGKQIGATAGAAVKRVALELGGKSANVILPSADLAKAVSVGIANVMSNSGQTCSAWTRMLVHKDQYDEAVALAAAAVAKYVPGERVGPLVNAKQQQRVRGYIKKGVAEGARLVAGGPDAPHETGYYVSPTVFADVTEDMTIAQEEIFGPVVSVLKYEDEEDALRIANGTVYGLAGAVWAGDEAEAVAFARRMDTGQVDINGGRFNPLAPFGGYKQSGVGRELGPHGLSEYLQTKSLQF; this is encoded by the coding sequence ATGAAGGCTCACGACGGCATGTATATCGGCGGCCAGTGGCGGCCGGCCGCCGGACCCGACACGATCGCGGTGGTGAATCCGGCGGACGAGCAGGTCATCGCCCATGTCCCGGCCGGTACGGCGGAGGATGTCGACGCCGCCGTACGCGCCGCCCGCGAGGCCTTCCCGGCCTGGGCAGCCACCCCGCCCGCCGAACGGGCGGCGCGGATCGCGGCGCTGCGCGACGTACTCGTGGCCCGCAAGGACGAGATCGCGGAGACGGTCACCGCCGAGCTCGGCGCACCCCTCGCCCTCTCGCAGATGGTCCACGCGGGAGTGCCGGTCCTGGTCGCCGGCTCGTACGCGGAACTGGCCGCCTCCTACTCCTTCGAGGAGAAGATCGGCAACTCCACCGTGCTGCTGGAGCCGGTCGGTGTGGTCGGCGCCATCACGCCCTGGAACTACCCGCTGCACCAGGTCGTCGCCAAGGTGGCCCCGGCCCTCGCTGCGGGCTGCACGGTCGTACTCAAGCCGGCCGAGGACACCCCGCTGACCGCGCAGCTCTTCGCCGAGGCCGCGCACGAGGCCCGCCTGCCCGCCGGAGTGTTCAACCTGGTGACCGGCCTCGGCCCGGTCGCCGGCCAGGCACTCGCCGCGCACGAGGGTGTCGACCTGGTCTCCTTCACCGGCTCCACCGCGGTCGGCAAGCAGATCGGCGCGACGGCCGGCGCCGCCGTCAAACGGGTCGCCCTGGAGCTCGGTGGCAAGTCGGCCAATGTCATCCTGCCGAGCGCCGACCTGGCCAAGGCCGTCAGTGTCGGCATCGCCAACGTCATGTCCAACTCCGGCCAGACCTGCAGTGCCTGGACCCGGATGCTGGTGCACAAGGACCAGTACGACGAGGCGGTCGCGCTCGCGGCCGCCGCGGTCGCCAAGTATGTGCCGGGCGAGCGGGTCGGCCCGCTGGTCAACGCCAAGCAGCAGCAGCGCGTACGCGGCTATATCAAGAAGGGCGTCGCCGAGGGTGCCCGCCTGGTCGCGGGCGGCCCCGATGCCCCGCACGAGACGGGCTACTACGTCAGCCCGACCGTCTTCGCCGATGTCACCGAGGACATGACCATCGCGCAGGAGGAGATCTTCGGCCCGGTGGTCTCCGTACTCAAGTACGAGGACGAGGAGGACGCGCTCCGTATCGCCAACGGCACCGTCTACGGTCTCGCGGGCGCGGTCTGGGCCGGCGACGAGGCGGAGGCCGTCGCCTTCGCGCGCCGGATGGACACAGGACAGGTCGACATCAACGGCGGCCGCTTCAACCCCCTTGCACCGTTCGGCGGCTACAAGCAGTCCGGCGTCGGCCGCGAGCTCGGCCCGCACGGTCTGTCCGAGTACCTCCAGACCAAGTCCCTCCAGTTCTGA
- a CDS encoding CitMHS family transporter codes for MLTILGFAMIATFLVLIMMKKMSPIASLVLIPALFCVLVGKGAHLGDYVIEGVGNLAPTAAMLMFAIVYFGVMIDVGLFDPIVRGILRFCKADPLRIVVGTAVLAAIVSLDGDGSTTFMITVSAMYPLYKRLKMSLVVMTGVAATANGVMNTLPWGGPTARAATALKVDAADIFVPMIPALGVGLLFVFVLAYVLGRRERKRLGVLTLDDVLVTETATESETETETVLVTSGGGAGNGTKKSLTGGTGTGADAEPAKADADDRRDGTDGNDADDEGFQGLDPNRVTLRPKLYWFNAGLTVALLAAMIMEYLPIPVLFLLGAALALTVNFPNMADQKARVAAHAENVLNVAGMVFAAAVFTGVLTGTGMVKHMADWLVGAIPEGMGPHMGIVTGLLSLPLTYFMSNDGFYFGVLPVLAEAGSAHGVSSLEIARASLVGQALHMSSPLVPAVYVLVGMAKVEFGDHTRFTVKWAALTSLVVLGAGVLFGII; via the coding sequence ATGCTGACAATCCTCGGCTTTGCCATGATTGCGACCTTCCTGGTCCTGATCATGATGAAGAAGATGTCGCCGATCGCGTCGTTGGTCCTCATCCCCGCACTCTTCTGCGTACTCGTCGGAAAGGGCGCGCACCTCGGGGACTACGTCATCGAAGGCGTCGGCAATCTCGCCCCCACCGCGGCGATGCTGATGTTCGCGATCGTCTACTTCGGCGTCATGATCGACGTCGGCCTCTTCGACCCGATCGTCCGCGGCATCCTGCGCTTCTGCAAGGCGGACCCGCTGCGCATCGTGGTCGGTACGGCGGTGCTCGCCGCCATCGTCTCGCTGGACGGCGACGGCTCCACCACCTTCATGATCACCGTCTCGGCGATGTATCCGCTCTACAAGCGCCTCAAGATGAGCCTCGTCGTGATGACCGGTGTCGCCGCCACGGCGAACGGCGTGATGAACACCCTGCCCTGGGGCGGCCCCACCGCCCGTGCGGCAACCGCGCTGAAGGTGGACGCGGCCGACATCTTCGTCCCGATGATCCCGGCGCTCGGTGTCGGACTGCTCTTCGTCTTCGTCCTCGCCTATGTGCTGGGCCGGCGCGAGCGCAAGCGCCTCGGTGTGCTCACCCTCGACGACGTGCTGGTGACCGAGACCGCCACCGAGAGCGAGACCGAGACCGAGACTGTGCTGGTCACATCGGGCGGCGGCGCCGGCAACGGTACGAAGAAGAGCCTCACCGGTGGCACCGGTACGGGCGCCGACGCCGAACCCGCGAAGGCTGACGCAGACGACCGCAGGGACGGGACCGACGGCAACGACGCGGACGACGAGGGCTTCCAGGGACTCGACCCGAACCGCGTCACCCTCCGCCCCAAGCTCTACTGGTTCAACGCCGGGCTCACCGTCGCCCTCCTCGCCGCCATGATCATGGAGTACCTTCCCATCCCGGTGCTCTTCCTCCTCGGCGCGGCTCTCGCCCTCACGGTCAACTTCCCGAACATGGCCGATCAGAAGGCCCGGGTCGCCGCCCACGCCGAGAACGTCCTCAATGTCGCCGGCATGGTCTTCGCCGCCGCCGTCTTCACCGGCGTCCTCACCGGCACCGGCATGGTGAAGCACATGGCCGACTGGCTGGTCGGCGCCATCCCCGAGGGCATGGGCCCGCACATGGGCATCGTCACCGGCCTGTTGAGCCTCCCGCTCACGTACTTCATGTCGAACGACGGCTTCTACTTCGGCGTTCTGCCGGTCCTCGCCGAAGCGGGCTCCGCCCACGGCGTCTCCTCGCTGGAGATCGCCCGCGCGTCGCTGGTCGGCCAGGCCCTGCACATGTCGAGCCCGCTGGTCCCCGCCGTGTACGTCCTCGTCGGCATGGCCAAGGTCGAGTTCGGCGACCACACCAGGTTCACGGTCAAATGGGCCGCGCTCACCTCACTGGTGGTGCTCGGTGCCGGAGTCCTCTTCGGCATCATCTGA
- a CDS encoding ABC transporter ATP-binding protein has product MSRAISLHSVSKRYGRATRAVERFSLDIEPGEFVVLLGPSGCGKSTVLRMIAGLEDITEGELLLDGEYANHIPPRDRAMAMVFQNFALYPSMTNRENIGFPLRLENPRLDSGPQVEATARMLGIEDVLDRYPSQLSGGERQRVAMGRAISRRPSVFLMDEPLSNLDAKLRNHLRAEISQLTAELGVTTVYVTHDQAEAMSLGDRVAVMRGGVLQQVSTPRETYALPENVFVAAFIGTPRINLLQAVVYAPLDGPMSIDLGKQRLPLPEPLSIDHQLLRIQQGRQIIVGLRSEATRIAPPSQARPGEVALTGIVEHMEYQGHEALVYFNTGSQPAVVADLESPKPQPTARRRRGRSGGGPSVLTWLKERAAAHVSGPVVVLDDPEPAPEPAAPTYERQAGSVSDLVVRTGPDVRLRTGAQVPLLVDLAHLYVFDHQGRRICPAPPDLLGLDA; this is encoded by the coding sequence ATGAGTCGCGCCATTTCACTGCACAGCGTCAGCAAGAGGTACGGACGCGCCACCCGTGCCGTCGAACGCTTCTCCCTCGACATCGAGCCGGGAGAGTTCGTGGTGCTGCTGGGCCCCTCGGGCTGCGGCAAGTCGACCGTGCTGCGCATGATCGCCGGCCTCGAGGACATCACCGAGGGGGAGTTGCTGCTCGACGGCGAGTACGCCAACCACATCCCGCCCCGCGACCGTGCGATGGCCATGGTGTTCCAGAACTTCGCGCTGTATCCGAGCATGACGAACCGCGAGAACATCGGCTTCCCGCTGCGACTGGAGAACCCCCGCCTGGACAGCGGCCCGCAGGTCGAGGCCACCGCCCGGATGCTCGGTATCGAGGACGTCCTCGACCGCTATCCCAGCCAGCTGTCCGGCGGCGAACGCCAGCGGGTCGCGATGGGCCGGGCCATATCCCGGCGGCCGTCCGTCTTCCTGATGGACGAGCCGCTGTCCAACCTCGACGCCAAGCTGCGCAACCATCTGCGCGCCGAAATCTCGCAGCTCACCGCCGAGTTGGGCGTGACGACCGTTTATGTCACGCACGACCAGGCCGAGGCGATGTCGCTCGGCGACCGGGTCGCGGTGATGCGCGGTGGTGTGCTGCAGCAGGTGAGCACTCCGCGCGAGACCTACGCCCTGCCGGAGAATGTCTTCGTCGCCGCGTTCATCGGCACCCCGCGCATCAATCTGCTGCAGGCCGTCGTGTACGCGCCGCTGGACGGCCCTATGTCGATCGACCTGGGCAAGCAGCGGCTGCCGCTGCCCGAGCCCCTCAGCATCGACCACCAGCTGCTCCGTATCCAGCAGGGCCGGCAGATCATCGTCGGCCTGCGTTCCGAGGCGACCCGGATCGCTCCGCCGAGCCAGGCGCGCCCCGGCGAGGTCGCGCTGACCGGGATCGTCGAGCACATGGAGTACCAGGGCCATGAAGCGCTGGTGTACTTCAACACCGGATCGCAGCCCGCGGTGGTCGCCGATCTGGAGTCGCCCAAGCCGCAGCCCACCGCGCGCCGGCGCCGGGGCAGAAGCGGCGGCGGCCCGAGCGTGCTGACCTGGCTGAAGGAGCGTGCGGCCGCGCATGTCTCGGGTCCTGTCGTGGTGCTCGACGACCCGGAACCGGCACCGGAGCCCGCCGCTCCCACGTACGAGCGTCAAGCCGGTTCCGTGAGCGACCTGGTCGTCAGGACCGGCCCCGACGTCCGGCTGCGTACCGGCGCGCAGGTGCCGCTCCTGGTCGACCTCGCGCATCTCTACGTCTTCGACCACCAAGGACGACGGATCTGTCCCGCTCCCCCCGACCTCCTCGGGCTGGACGCCTGA
- a CDS encoding RNA-guided endonuclease InsQ/TnpB family protein: MKRRRGHCARLALTASQVALLDEQAHAARALWNLLHELYLQCGRRRPPLEYLDAEIRWARKNVDWLAVLPAQAAQAVLKTYHRAWVNCWEGRAATPTFKSRIRTIPAVDIPQGGHLRVARVHRRWGVVNIPKVGRVRFRWTKGLPGVTKGGPPGRITGARLVKDALGWRISFRVETLVAPSEPRPWAHSHVGIDAGITVPLALSDGSTYDHGPWLTEEEAARLLRAEQKAAHRKRFGKRDGHASKRLHAVYDQIGDLRARAKRRALDWQHKTTTKIAEGFVLVSVEGLRITNMTKSAKGTAELPGANVAQKAGLNRKIVGEAWGRTVAFLAYKVADRGGFLVKVPAAGTSLRCSVCGRTTPGSRESQAVFVCKNPDCGWSGNADYNAGRNVDWAGLELASAAGRAVVRQTQALSNSPEQSRGESPAHGRELQIIITGVQQPDA, from the coding sequence GTGAAGCGACGGCGTGGGCATTGTGCCCGACTTGCGCTCACTGCCTCACAGGTAGCTCTGCTGGATGAACAGGCGCATGCGGCGCGGGCGTTGTGGAATCTGCTGCACGAGTTGTACCTGCAGTGCGGGCGCCGTCGTCCGCCCCTGGAGTACCTGGACGCTGAAATCCGGTGGGCTCGCAAGAACGTCGACTGGCTGGCTGTGTTGCCGGCACAGGCTGCGCAGGCCGTGCTCAAGACGTACCACCGCGCATGGGTGAACTGCTGGGAGGGTCGAGCGGCGACGCCGACGTTCAAGTCCCGGATCCGCACCATTCCGGCAGTCGACATCCCCCAAGGTGGACACCTGCGTGTGGCGCGGGTGCACCGCCGATGGGGAGTGGTCAACATTCCGAAGGTCGGTCGGGTTCGATTTCGGTGGACGAAGGGACTGCCTGGCGTGACGAAGGGCGGTCCCCCCGGGAGGATTACTGGAGCGCGGTTGGTCAAGGACGCGCTCGGCTGGCGCATCTCGTTTCGCGTCGAAACGTTGGTGGCGCCGTCGGAGCCGCGCCCATGGGCGCATTCACATGTTGGGATCGACGCAGGCATCACCGTGCCGCTGGCCCTCTCGGACGGCAGCACATACGACCACGGACCATGGCTGACCGAGGAGGAAGCTGCGCGCCTGTTGCGCGCCGAGCAGAAGGCTGCGCACCGCAAGCGATTCGGCAAGCGTGACGGGCATGCATCCAAGAGGCTGCATGCCGTATACGACCAGATCGGCGACCTGCGCGCGAGAGCCAAGCGTCGGGCACTGGACTGGCAGCACAAGACCACAACCAAGATCGCCGAGGGTTTCGTGTTGGTCTCGGTAGAAGGTCTCCGCATCACGAACATGACCAAGTCGGCGAAGGGGACGGCTGAGCTGCCTGGCGCCAATGTGGCGCAGAAGGCAGGCCTCAACCGCAAGATCGTGGGCGAGGCGTGGGGACGAACGGTCGCTTTCCTTGCCTACAAGGTTGCCGACCGCGGCGGGTTCCTCGTCAAGGTCCCCGCAGCTGGAACTTCGTTGCGCTGTTCCGTGTGCGGGCGCACCACGCCTGGCAGCAGGGAGTCCCAAGCGGTGTTCGTGTGCAAGAACCCCGACTGCGGTTGGTCGGGCAATGCCGACTACAACGCGGGCCGGAACGTCGACTGGGCGGGTCTCGAGCTCGCCTCGGCTGCCGGGAGGGCAGTCGTCAGGCAGACGCAAGCGCTGTCCAACTCCCCGGAGCAATCCAGGGGAGAGTCTCCCGCCCACGGGAGAGAGCTCCAAATCATCATCACCGGCGTGCAACAGCCGGACGCGTGA
- a CDS encoding TetR/AcrR family transcriptional regulator, translating into MARPRKPLLSRERIVETASALVDAEGLDAVSTRRLAAELGVSGPSLYNHFRNKDEILEAVADAVSAQVDLSMFEEDDGRDWRTALHDWAVSYRAALTAHPNTVPVLARGPGRRPAGLRVADAVFGAMVRAGWPPAQATHIGALMRYFITGSALGSFARGFVDDETAYDPADYPHLGQAHLLADRQQKVDEGAFETGLRALIDGLAVQYTALVRA; encoded by the coding sequence ATGGCCCGACCGCGCAAGCCCCTCCTCAGCAGAGAACGCATCGTCGAAACGGCGAGCGCACTCGTGGACGCGGAGGGTCTGGACGCCGTCTCCACCCGACGGCTCGCCGCCGAGCTGGGCGTCAGCGGGCCCTCCCTGTACAACCACTTCCGCAACAAGGACGAGATCCTCGAAGCGGTCGCCGACGCGGTCAGCGCCCAGGTCGATCTGTCGATGTTCGAGGAGGACGACGGCCGCGACTGGCGCACCGCGCTCCACGACTGGGCCGTCTCCTACCGCGCCGCCCTGACCGCCCACCCCAACACGGTCCCTGTCCTCGCCCGCGGCCCCGGCCGCCGCCCGGCCGGTCTGCGGGTGGCCGACGCCGTCTTCGGCGCGATGGTCCGCGCCGGCTGGCCCCCGGCCCAGGCGACCCATATCGGCGCCCTGATGCGGTACTTCATCACCGGCTCGGCGCTCGGCTCCTTCGCCCGCGGATTCGTCGACGACGAGACGGCGTACGACCCGGCCGACTATCCGCATCTCGGCCAGGCCCATCTGCTCGCCGACCGGCAGCAGAAGGTGGACGAAGGCGCATTCGAGACAGGGCTGCGGGCGCTCATCGACGGCCTCGCCGTCCAGTACACGGCCCTGGTGCGCGCATAG
- a CDS encoding MFS transporter, with translation MVPASQEPGRSWLLRLVIAFAFAQGAVSMARPAVSYRALALGADERAIGVIAGVYALLPLFAAVPLGRRTDHGRCAPLLPIGVALISGGCALSGTAVSLLAMAAWSGVMGLGHLCFVIGAQSIVARQSAPDEQDRDFGHFTIGASLGQLGGPIVAGFLVSEQDGAMGRTSALALVVSAAVAAVSFTSLWRIEHRSTGRPAREPRSKVPVHRILRTRGVPAGIFISLAVLSATDILTAYLPVIGEHRGIAPATIGLLLSLRAAATVACRLVMTPMIRLLGRTVLMTVTCLLGGLLCAGIALPVPVRALAVMLAVLGFCLGVGQPLSMTTVVQAAPAQARSTALALRLTGNRLGQVAAPASAGLVAGIAGTAAPFVMLGTLLLVAAGLGARQSTRPAEAGVRDGRDHGRGRLLVTDSSVLQRAHPQPLRETFPDGE, from the coding sequence ATGGTGCCTGCTTCTCAAGAGCCCGGCAGGAGCTGGCTGCTGCGCCTCGTCATCGCCTTCGCTTTCGCGCAGGGCGCGGTGTCGATGGCACGGCCGGCCGTCTCCTACCGGGCTCTTGCCCTGGGCGCCGACGAGCGCGCGATCGGGGTGATCGCAGGCGTGTACGCGCTGCTTCCCCTGTTCGCCGCCGTACCGCTGGGGCGCAGGACGGACCATGGGCGGTGTGCACCCCTGCTGCCCATCGGTGTCGCCCTGATCTCCGGCGGGTGTGCCCTCAGCGGTACGGCGGTCTCACTTCTCGCGATGGCTGCCTGGAGCGGAGTGATGGGCCTCGGCCATCTCTGCTTCGTCATCGGCGCCCAGTCGATCGTCGCCCGCCAGTCGGCCCCGGACGAACAGGACCGCGACTTCGGCCACTTCACCATCGGCGCCTCGCTCGGCCAACTCGGCGGACCGATCGTCGCCGGGTTCCTGGTCTCCGAGCAGGACGGCGCCATGGGCCGTACGAGCGCACTCGCCCTGGTCGTCTCGGCGGCCGTGGCGGCCGTCTCCTTCACCTCGCTCTGGCGCATCGAGCACCGCAGCACCGGCCGCCCGGCCCGCGAACCGCGGTCCAAGGTCCCCGTACACCGCATACTGCGCACCCGCGGCGTGCCTGCCGGGATCTTCATCAGCCTCGCCGTGCTCTCGGCCACCGACATCCTCACGGCCTATCTGCCGGTGATCGGCGAGCACCGCGGTATCGCCCCCGCCACCATCGGTCTGCTGCTGAGCCTGCGCGCGGCGGCGACCGTCGCCTGCCGCCTTGTGATGACGCCGATGATCCGGCTGCTGGGCCGTACGGTGCTGATGACCGTGACCTGTCTGCTCGGCGGTCTCCTGTGCGCGGGCATCGCGCTGCCCGTCCCGGTCCGGGCGCTCGCCGTGATGCTCGCTGTCCTCGGCTTCTGTCTGGGCGTCGGTCAGCCGCTGTCGATGACGACGGTCGTCCAGGCTGCCCCGGCTCAGGCGCGCTCAACCGCACTCGCCCTGAGGCTGACCGGAAACCGCCTCGGCCAGGTCGCCGCTCCCGCTTCCGCCGGACTGGTCGCGGGTATCGCGGGCACGGCCGCGCCGTTCGTCATGCTGGGCACGCTTCTGCTGGTCGCGGCCGGATTGGGCGCCCGGCAGTCAACCCGCCCGGCGGAGGCCGGGGTTCGCGACGGACGAGACCATGGCCGAGGTCGTCTCCTGGTGACGGACAGCTCCGTACTACAAAGAGCCCACCCCCAACCTTTGCGCGAAACATTCCCCGACGGGGAGTAG
- a CDS encoding DMT family transporter, whose amino-acid sequence MTNPAHPAPRPQWPALAAAGVTVLLWASAFVSIRSAGGAYSPGALALGRLLAGSLVLGIFLLIRREGLPPRAAWPGIAVSGLLWFGVYMVVLNWGEQEVDAGTAAMVVNIGPILIALLGARLLGEALPPRLLAGMAVSFAGAVTVGLSMSGEGSASTLGVLLCLLAAVGYAAGVVGQKPALARASALQVTTFGCLVGAVACLPFVGQLVDEASRAPLSATLNMVYLGVFPTALAFTTWAYALARTTAGRMGATTYAVPALVVLMSWLALDEVPAGLTLAGGALCLAGVAVSRSRGRAQKPAAGGGEHAPACGPRSRSSARK is encoded by the coding sequence ATGACGAACCCCGCGCACCCCGCCCCCCGCCCACAGTGGCCCGCGCTGGCCGCGGCCGGCGTCACCGTCCTGCTGTGGGCCTCGGCCTTTGTGTCGATCCGCAGTGCAGGCGGGGCGTACTCTCCCGGCGCACTCGCCCTCGGGCGGCTGCTCGCCGGGTCCCTCGTACTCGGCATCTTTCTGCTGATACGGCGCGAGGGGCTGCCGCCGCGCGCCGCCTGGCCCGGGATCGCCGTCTCGGGGCTGCTCTGGTTCGGCGTCTACATGGTGGTGCTCAACTGGGGCGAGCAGGAGGTCGACGCGGGCACGGCCGCGATGGTGGTGAACATCGGGCCGATCCTCATCGCGCTGCTCGGCGCGCGACTGCTGGGCGAGGCGCTGCCGCCGCGGCTGCTGGCCGGGATGGCGGTGTCGTTCGCGGGAGCGGTGACCGTGGGGCTCTCGATGTCGGGCGAGGGCAGCGCCTCGACGCTGGGTGTGCTGCTGTGTCTGCTGGCGGCGGTGGGGTACGCGGCCGGGGTGGTCGGGCAGAAGCCGGCGCTGGCCCGTGCGAGCGCGCTGCAGGTGACGACGTTCGGCTGTCTGGTCGGGGCGGTGGCCTGTCTGCCGTTCGTCGGGCAGCTGGTCGACGAGGCGAGCCGGGCGCCCCTGTCGGCGACGCTCAACATGGTCTACCTCGGCGTGTTCCCGACCGCGCTGGCGTTCACGACGTGGGCCTACGCCCTGGCACGTACGACGGCGGGACGGATGGGCGCGACGACGTACGCCGTCCCCGCACTGGTCGTCCTGATGTCCTGGCTGGCGCTGGACGAGGTGCCGGCCGGGCTGACGCTGGCAGGAGGCGCGCTGTGTCTGGCCGGTGTGGCGGTCTCCCGCTCCCGCGGCCGGGCGCAGAAGCCGGCGGCGGGAGGGGGAGAGCACGCCCCCGCATGCGGGCCGCGCTCTCGCTCGTCAGCTCGCAAATGA
- a CDS encoding ArsR/SmtB family transcription factor gives MQSGALAALAALLADETRASFCLALLDGRAWTAGELARHAQVAASTASEHLGKLVTGGLLAEERQGRHRYVRLADERVAHLVEELASYAAPASDPAPRSLRVASARSAMARGRTCYDHLAGRLGIAITQAMTVRGLLRQDTGFALTDQGTAWFGELGIELQRKGRRPLVRGCLDWTERKPHLAGIAGAELCRHALDTGWCVRIGSERAVKVTADGERALGELLGIEPEILR, from the coding sequence ATGCAATCCGGAGCCCTGGCCGCACTCGCCGCGCTGCTCGCCGATGAGACCCGCGCCTCCTTCTGTCTTGCACTGCTCGACGGGCGGGCCTGGACGGCCGGCGAGCTCGCACGGCATGCGCAAGTCGCGGCGTCGACCGCCAGTGAGCATCTCGGCAAGCTCGTCACGGGCGGGCTGCTCGCCGAGGAGCGGCAGGGCCGGCACCGGTATGTGCGCCTTGCCGACGAACGCGTCGCGCATCTCGTCGAGGAGCTCGCCTCGTATGCCGCGCCGGCATCCGATCCGGCACCGCGGTCACTGCGGGTGGCGAGTGCGCGCAGCGCCATGGCGCGCGGGCGGACCTGCTACGACCATCTCGCCGGGCGGCTCGGAATCGCGATCACGCAGGCCATGACCGTACGCGGGCTGCTGCGCCAGGACACCGGATTTGCGCTGACCGATCAAGGAACGGCCTGGTTCGGGGAGTTGGGCATCGAGCTGCAACGGAAGGGGCGGCGTCCGCTCGTACGAGGATGCCTGGACTGGACCGAGCGCAAACCGCATCTCGCGGGGATCGCCGGGGCGGAGCTGTGCCGGCATGCGCTGGATACGGGCTGGTGCGTACGGATCGGGTCCGAGCGTGCGGTGAAGGTGACCGCGGACGGCGAGCGGGCGCTGGGCGAACTGCTCGGCATCGAGCCGGAGATATTGCGGTGA
- a CDS encoding Zn-dependent alcohol dehydrogenase yields MVRAAVLPAVGSPLEITDIELPEPGPGRVRVRLAAAGVCHSDLSLSNGTMRVPVPAVLGHEGAGTVVSVGEGVTHVAPGDGVVLNWAPSCGSCHHCGIGEVWLCANALTGAASVYARTADGTELHPGLNVAAFAEETVVAANCVLPVPDGVPLADAALLGCAVLTGYGAVHHSARVRQGESVAVFGVGGVGLATLQSARIAGAATIIAVDVSPEKESLARGAGATDYVIASDTTAKEIRKLTGGQGADVAIECVGRAATIRTAWDSTRRGGRTTVVGIGGKDQQVSFNALEIFHWGRTLSGCVYGNSDPARDLPVLADHIRAGRLDLGSLVTDRISLDGIAGAFDNMLEGKGGRALIVF; encoded by the coding sequence ATGGTCCGCGCCGCCGTACTGCCCGCCGTCGGATCTCCGCTGGAGATCACCGACATCGAACTGCCCGAGCCGGGCCCCGGCAGGGTGAGGGTCCGCCTCGCCGCCGCCGGGGTCTGCCACTCCGATCTGTCCCTGTCCAACGGCACCATGCGCGTCCCCGTCCCGGCCGTCCTCGGGCATGAGGGCGCCGGTACGGTCGTCTCCGTCGGAGAAGGCGTCACCCATGTCGCCCCCGGCGACGGTGTCGTCCTCAACTGGGCGCCGTCGTGCGGTAGTTGCCACCATTGCGGGATCGGCGAGGTGTGGCTGTGCGCCAACGCGCTCACCGGCGCCGCAAGCGTCTATGCCCGTACCGCCGACGGCACCGAACTCCACCCAGGCCTGAACGTCGCGGCCTTCGCCGAGGAGACCGTCGTCGCCGCGAACTGTGTTCTGCCGGTCCCGGACGGCGTTCCGCTCGCCGATGCCGCCCTGCTCGGCTGCGCGGTCCTCACCGGCTACGGCGCCGTCCATCACTCCGCCCGCGTCCGTCAGGGAGAGTCGGTGGCGGTCTTCGGCGTCGGCGGCGTCGGCCTCGCCACCCTCCAGTCCGCCCGTATCGCCGGCGCGGCGACGATCATCGCCGTCGATGTGTCCCCGGAGAAGGAGTCACTCGCCCGCGGGGCGGGCGCCACCGACTACGTCATCGCCTCCGACACCACCGCCAAGGAGATCCGTAAGCTCACCGGCGGCCAGGGCGCGGACGTCGCCATCGAGTGCGTCGGCCGGGCCGCCACCATCCGCACCGCCTGGGACTCCACCCGCCGCGGCGGCCGCACCACGGTGGTCGGCATCGGAGGCAAGGACCAGCAGGTCAGCTTTAACGCACTGGAGATCTTCCATTGGGGCCGTACGCTCTCCGGCTGCGTCTACGGCAACAGCGATCCGGCCCGTGACCTGCCCGTGCTGGCAGACCATATCCGCGCGGGGCGGCTTGACCTGGGCAGTCTGGTGACCGACCGCATCAGTCTTGACGGGATCGCCGGGGCGTTCGACAACATGCTGGAGGGCAAGGGCGGCAGGGCGCTGATCGTCTTTTAG